CTGTCGCCCGAGATCTGATCAGAAGCCCCGGAAGACGCCGTCGTCATCCGCAGCCTCGACGAACTCCTCCCAGTCCATGTTGGCGAGGGAGATGTTGTTCTCGATCGACCACAGTTCTTCGGCCGTGACTCGCAGTTCCTCGTGATCCTGCTCCGGTTCGTCCTCGTACGGCAGGTGCACAGCGAGCAATGGCATCTCCGGCGTGGTGAGGGCGGTCTTGTCGGCCACGATCATCAGGCTGCTCCGTCCGGCAGGGGCCAGGGAGATGACCTGTTCGATCGTCAGATCACGGTAGGCAGAATCGTCCACGACGTGAACATCCGCGAGGAAGTCGTCCTCGTTCGGAGTCGCGACTGCCGTGTGGAGGGCTTGCCAAGCTGCCTGGTCGGAAAAGTCGGTGCGGATCAGCAGGGTGCTGTTCGTCTGCGGCAGGCTCTTCAATGGAAACTCTCTCCTTGAGGGTGGTGTTCGGCGGTTCCAACGAGATGCCCGGCCCGGGATGGCGTCACCTCAGCAGGCAACATATCCGCTGGGTCGGACAGAAGACTCACTGAGCCCTTTCCGACCTGGCGTTTGCGCTGCCCAGGAGCCTTCGATAGCGCTCGGGAGACTGTGATCAGCTATCTACGCTCTGCCGGCGGCGTTGGTGCACGTCGGAACCATGCTGGCATTGCTGCAGTTCCCTTCACGCATGCTCAGTACGGTGCCATCACCAGGTCGCCGATCACTCGCAGCCCGGCTTGGGCCGCAATCCATGGTGCGCGTTCGGCCTCAGCTTGCTTGACGTGGACGAACACCGTGCAGTCGGCCGCAGGCTCCTCCAGATCGAGGTCGCGGGCATGCGCGCACAGGGTGACGAACGCGCCGCGGGTGCCTCCCACCCCCAGACCTATCTCCGGAGCCTCGGGCCAGGCGTTGAAGTCCCACCGCACCGTCGCCGGGCTGTCGCCCACCGCCTTGAGAAACGGCTCCACGGTCTCGGGTGCCCCAGCCCAGCGTCGTAGCCAGATGGGCAGGTAGGCCGCCGGATCATCCGCCGTGTCCGAGGCACCGTCCCTCTCCCCTGCAGCCCACCAGTCGGCGTCCGGCAGCAGGGCCAGCACCTCCGATAGAGAGTGAGTCGAGGAGATCCGCGCATCGAAATCGACTTCCAGATCCCTCAGGTCGGCGATCCCCAGCAGCCTCTCAACGATGCGCAATCCCTCCGAGAGGTCCGCTGTTCTCAAGATGGGCTGCGCGTAGGAGTTCGACACGACGATCAGTTTGCCACCGCATGAGCGTTGTCCACCCGGCCATGCCCGTTGGGTAGTTGAGCTGACGGGCAGGAGAAGCCCCTGGCAGATGGGTTTCGACCAAGAATCCCATCTCCATCAGAGGCCTCGCATGCTTGTCCACCCGTCCGGGATCGACGTGTCCAGCTCCGCCCTGCGCTTGCTGTCCGCTCGGTTGCGCGACCATCGTCGGCAGCCCGGCACCCGCTGGCGCCGTCTGAGCACGGGCCGTCAGGCTCTGCTGGCCCTCGCCCACCTGCGGTGCGGGCACACACACCTACGCGCAGCTCGCCGCGGGCTTCGACGTGGGCACTACCACTGCCTACCGGTATATCGCCGAGGCCGTCGATGTGCTGGCCGCGCTCGCCCCAGACCTGGCCGCCGTGGTCAAGACCGCACAGAACAAAGCGTTAGTGATCCTCGATGGGACCCTGCTGCCGATCGACCGGATCGCCGCCGACCGGCCCTTCTATTCCGGTAAGCACAAGAAACATGGCATGAACGTGCAGCTGATCGCCGATCCGCACGGGCGTCTACTGTGGGCCTCGCCTGCCTTGCCCGGCGCCGTCCACGCCGGGCCGGCTTCGACCTGCTGCGGAAGCGAGTCCTGCCGGCTTGACCGCAGCTCTGTCACCCAACAGACGGGTCCATCCAGCTGAGCGCGAGCGGCACAAGATCCAGGCCCAGCTTCCTCCTGCACGAGGCGACGCGCCGCCCGACCCAGGCGGTCACGGCGTCGCGATCTGCCGCGATCGCG
This Streptomyces misionensis DNA region includes the following protein-coding sequences:
- a CDS encoding DUF6924 domain-containing protein, which encodes MKSLPQTNSTLLIRTDFSDQAAWQALHTAVATPNEDDFLADVHVVDDSAYRDLTIEQVISLAPAGRSSLMIVADKTALTTPEMPLLAVHLPYEDEPEQDHEELRVTAEELWSIENNISLANMDWEEFVEAADDDGVFRGF